The DNA sequence CTCCACGGTTGTTATTTTCTAACCATTCGATCATTTTGCTAATGGCTTCTTCCTTATCAAGCCCGTTTAGGAAATCCGAGTTAACATGCGGACCATCGCCAGTATATGCCTCTTTAGAAAGGTCACCCCCAGAAACTACTTCAACGATTGGAAGATCAAATGCTTGTGCAAATTCGTAGTCTCTTTCATCATGGCCCGGTACAGCCATAATTGCACCTGTTCCGTAGTTTACGAGTACATAGTCAGCAATCCAGATTGGTAGCTTTTCTCCACTAACTGGGTGTATCGCATAAGCACCAGTGAAAACACCGGTTTTGTCTTTAGCAAGCTCCGTTCTTTCTAAATCACTTTTTGTTGCTACCTTCTTTTGATATTCATCAACAGCCTCGAATTGCTCTGGTGTTACAATTCTTTCAACTAGCTTATGCTCTGGTGCTAGTACGATGTATGTTGCGCCATATAGTGTATCTGGTCTTGTAGTGAAAACAGTAATTGTATTATCGACGCCTTCAACATCAAATGTTACATCTGCACCTTCCGAACGTCCGATCCAGTTGCGCTGCATATCCTTTAAGCTCTCCGGCCAATCGAGTTCTTCTAGATCCTCAAGTAAACGATCTGCATAAGCAGTAATGCGTAGCATCCATTGCTTCATAGGGCGACGCTCTACAGGATGACCTCCGCGTTCACTTTTTCCATCGATGACCTCTTCGTTAGCCAATACTGTCCCGAGCGCTGGGCACCAATTTACTGCTACTTCATCTACATACGCAAGTCCTTTCTCATAAAGCTTTAAGAATATCCATTGCGTCCACTTATAATAGCTTTCATCCGTCGTATTTACTTCTCGGTCCCAATCGTAGGAAAAACCAAGTGCTTTAATTTGCTTTCGAAATACATCAATGTTCTTCACTGTAAATTCATTTGGATGATTTCCAGTATCTAATGCATATTGCTCTGCTGGAAGTCCGAACGCATCCCACCCCATTGGATGAAGTACATTGTACCCTTGCATACGGCGCATTCTTGAAAGAATATCCGTTGCAGTATAACCTTCAGGGTGTCCTACATGAAGTCCAGATCCTGAAGGGTACGGAAACATGTCTAGCGCATAAAAATTCTCTTTCGTTGTGTTCTCCTCAACTTTAAATGTTTTGTTTTCTTCCCAAACTTTTTGCCACTTCTGCTCTACGAACTGATGGTCAAAAGCCATCGCCAAAACCTCCCATTATACATCTTAAGATGACAAAAAACCTCCCATCCCTAGCGTAAAACAGGGACGAGAGGTTGAAATCCTTCCCGCGGTACCACCCACGTTAGCGGTGAAAAAGCAAATAGCCGCTCTCTTTGACCTGTAACGTAGGTTATTCGTTAAAGAGTAATGAGATATTGTGATACTCTGTTCCTCTTTACAATTCCAAGGCGAGTTCATCAAATTCCACGGTTAACTTCCACCACCCGTTAACTCTCTGAAAACGTGTTCGTTGACTACTAGTCCTTGTCGTCATCTTTCGACTATATTCAAATAGTTTTAATTATTGTTATTGTATGCATCCAACACTGTAGTGTCAAGCATTCTACGAATATCATTTACCTATTTTTTCAATTTTAAACTTTTTATGATGCAGATGATTCTACTTTTTTTCTTGAAAACGTCGTATTTGCTATTTTTCGATCAAATATGAGTGTTGTTATAAATGGAATAACGAACATAAAGGCTATGACGTAAAATAAAATTGCCATTCCAAACATATCTGCTAAAAAGCCGCCAAATAACGGACCGATAACACGGCCACCTGTTCCTACACTATTCACGATCCCTTGATAAAATCCTGCTTTTCCTTTTGGTGCTAGCTGATGAGCGATTGTTGGTATCGCAGGCCATACGAACATCTCACCTATCGTTAATATAATCATAGCTGCTAAAAAGGCTGTGAATACCTCTGCTTGGGATAACACTAAGTATGAACCCATAAAGATTGCTAATCCTACATAAATCTGTGATTTTAAAGAATGAACAAATCGATTTATAAAGTATTTAATAATAGGCTGACAAAAAACAATCATACACCCATTTATTGTCCATAATAAACTGTATTGCGTAAGTGGGATGTCTAGGTTTTGCGTATGAACAGAAACAGTGGATGCCCACTGTGCATATGCCACCCAGCAAATAAGAAAACCAAAACACAACATGAGTAATGCA is a window from the Evansella cellulosilytica DSM 2522 genome containing:
- the leuS gene encoding leucine--tRNA ligase, giving the protein MAFDHQFVEQKWQKVWEENKTFKVEENTTKENFYALDMFPYPSGSGLHVGHPEGYTATDILSRMRRMQGYNVLHPMGWDAFGLPAEQYALDTGNHPNEFTVKNIDVFRKQIKALGFSYDWDREVNTTDESYYKWTQWIFLKLYEKGLAYVDEVAVNWCPALGTVLANEEVIDGKSERGGHPVERRPMKQWMLRITAYADRLLEDLEELDWPESLKDMQRNWIGRSEGADVTFDVEGVDNTITVFTTRPDTLYGATYIVLAPEHKLVERIVTPEQFEAVDEYQKKVATKSDLERTELAKDKTGVFTGAYAIHPVSGEKLPIWIADYVLVNYGTGAIMAVPGHDERDYEFAQAFDLPIVEVVSGGDLSKEAYTGDGPHVNSDFLNGLDKEEAISKMIEWLENNNRGERKVTYRLRDWLFSRQRYWGEPIPIIHFEDGTMKAVPEEELPLTLPELEEFKPSGEGESPLANATDWLYVTDPETGKKGRRETNTMPQWAGSCWYYLRYIDPHNDEALADPELLKKWLPVDIYIGGAEHAVLHLLYARFWHKFLYDIGVVPTKEPFQKLYNQGMILGEGNEKMSKSKGNVVNPDDIIKSHGADTLRLYEMFMGPLDASIAWSTNGLDGARRFLDRVWRLIVSDNGELNHAIVDKEGSAHMTRAYHQTVKKVTEDFEGLRFNTGISQMMVFVNEAYKQEELCKSHIEGFVKLLSPVAPHISEELWSKLGHEETIAYATWPIYDESLLVENEVEIVVQVNGKVRSKLVIAKDASREDMEQKAVEIDKVKEEIEGKTVRKVIAVPGKLVNIVAN